Part of the Methanofollis sp. UBA420 genome is shown below.
CCTTTTACCTACAAAGCATTCCAGCATTCATAGGCTATGGGGTATTATCTCCAGTTTTCCGGAGTTATCCCCCTCCTCAGGGCAGGTTGTCCACGTGTTACTGAGCAATGCGCCGAGGGCCGAACCCTCTCGACTCGCATGGCTTAATCGAACCCCGATAGCAGTGACCTCTGGCAGGATCAACCAGAATTTGAAGTATAGGCACACTATCAATTTTTCTTAAAGGGATTAGCGGTTACTAAACAGATTTCCGCATTGCCAATGCCAACGTCAGAATCAACACCGACCAATCGGTGATTTTGATTCTCCATCAAAACACAGAATCGAGTTCTGTGCCCCTTTTTGGGAGCGACTTTGAGTGTCGTTCCCGAGTGACTTCGTGGGATTACAGTATTGGACATCAAGGGATATAAACCTTTGTGGCCAACCTTCTGAACCAGAGAAACTGATTCAGAGTCACTGTGCGAGGTAACAATCTACGACTTTAGAGTATATAAGGCTTTGTACCCCGTGAAGAGTTACAAAGATCTCACCTCAGAAGTCGGAACCCCAGTGGCTGATTCCGGTCTTGCCGGAGTCATCAGCACCAGTCATCGTGCTCTACTATGTTGCACCTTGTAGGATATAAACCTTTGTTGCTCCCCTTGGAAGGGGCGAAAGGCAGACATCCAGACACACCATAACCGAGCGTGAGATAACAATCTTGGAGTTCGGGAGATATAAACCTTCGCAGTCGCCCCGGAGGGCGTTAAAGGAAGATCTACATCTTCGCTACCTCAGTTCCATGAGGGTCGATTCCGATCTCGTCGGATTCATCGACCCCAGTCATCTTGCGAGGTAACAATATTGGGAGCCCCACAATATAAACCTTCGCAGTCGCCCCGGAGGGCGTTAAAGGAAGATCTACATCCCAGAGCACCAATCCCCACAGATTGCAGAGCAACCCGCGGGAGCCACCTTGTGTGATAACAAATTTAGTCTTTGACGTATATATACCCTTTCTTTCCCGGAAGACCCGAGAAATGGATACATCCACAGGGGCATTCGCCCCTGTGGGTCGTCTCAGACACGACCTCAATATGTTGTCGTCTCTTCCATATAAACCTAATCTGTATCCAGGCGCTCCTGACCGCCCGCGAGATCGGCGGTCTTGAAGTAGCGTGAGAATTCCGGCGTCGTCTGGAGGACATAACTCCTCCCCTCGCGCTGGCGCGCTACCAGATTCCGCCCCACCAATTCGTCCACATGGGCGTACGCGCCGCTCCCCCGGATCTCCACCAGATCACTCTGCAGAATCGGCTGCCTATAGGCGACCACAGAAAGGGTGCGCAGCACCGCACGCGAGATCTCCGGGCGGACCAGAGGATAGACCAGATCGCTGAACTCCTCTTTCAGGACCATAAACACACCCTCCCCCGAGTCCAGTACCTCAAGAGGAGATGCGCGCTCCAGAAGGCGCCCGGAAAGTTCCGCCGCAAGCGCAGGCACATCCTCGTGCCGCACACCAAGCATACGCTCCAGATCCCGATACTCCACCGGCGCGTCGGCCACAAAAAGAACCGCCTCAAGCATCGCCACTCTGTCCATTCTCTTTCCTCCTCACATACACGTCGCCAAAATACTCTTCCTGCCAGATCTCGACCGTCCCCTCGAGCATGAGAAAGAGGAGCGGGATATAGACATCTATCGTCCCGCGCCCGAGAGAGGAGCAGAGGGAGCGCATCGTCACCGCAGAACCCTCAGGGGCCAGTCTGCCATAGCACGCCATCACCGCCGCCGCCGCCGCCCCATAGTCTTCATCATGGGCCACCGAGACGACATCTGAAGCGCGGATCAGGTCATCTCCCGGGGGACGGGGACTCTGACGCTGGCGTTGACGGCGACGCTCCTCTTTCTCAGCCGCCTTCAGTTCCGTGATCAGTTCATAAAGGGTGACAGGCCTGTGCCGCACCTTCTTCCGACCAATCCTGCGCCGGATTTCCCGTTCGAGGTGCTCGATCGGTTCCCCGATCTCAGGCCCACCAAAGTCGTCATCCTCCTCCCCCGCATCAACATCACCCTCCATCTGTTCCTCATCGGGATCAGCAGAAAGGTATTCTGACTTCATCCGCAGGAGAGTCGCCGCGTAGAAGAGAGTCCTCCCTGAAATAGCGAGGTCGAGTTCCTGGCACCGTTCCAGTTCGGATAGAAAGCGATCGGTCACCTCGACAATATCAATATTCCAGGGATCGATCTCCCCGCGCTCCGCGAGGCGCACCAGGATCTCAACAGGTTCCTCATGCATGATTCTCGACACCGGTGACGAGTGTACTCTTGTCCGGGCGGATCGTCACGCCCATGATCCTGTCCGCGCACTCGATCATCGGTTTGCGGAGGGAGACCGTGATGAATTGTGCATTCCGAGAAAGTTCCCGGATCATGGCAGCAACCTGCTCCACATTCGAACCGTCGAGGAACATGTCCACCTCATCGAACGCATAGAACGGAGCAGGGAGATATTTCTGGATCGAGAAGAGGAAAGCGAGAGTTGTCAGGGACTTCTCTCCTCCGGAGAGAGCGGAGAGAAGTTGCACCTTCTTCCCGCGCGGTTGGACTGCAAAGGTGAGACCGCCGGCGAAGGGATCCTCCTCATCATCCAGCGCAAGGTGACCGCTCCCGGCGGTGAGCCGCGCAAAGATCTCCCTGAAGTTCGCGTCTATCGCCCTGAAGGCCGTCATGAAAGAGTCGTATTTCATCTTGTCGAAGTGCTCGATCCGCTCGATGATGGAAGTCCTCTCGGCCGAGAGGACACCCTTTTTCCGGGTCCGTTCCTCGATCCTCTCCGCGACTTTCCCGTACTCCTCGATGGCGAGCATGTTCACCGCCCCGAGCGCGCGCAGGGATCGATCGGCCTCCGTGATCCCCTCCTCGATCTCGGCCAGGGAGAGGTCGGTCTCCTCCCCCCCATCCACCTGCAGGGACTCAATCTCGATCATAAGCGCATCGGCCTTCTCGGTGAGAGTCAGGACCAGAAGACGGATGCGGTCGGCCTGCGCGTTCAGTCCGGCACACCGCTTCTCTGCGGCGGCGATCTTTGCGGCGATATCATCGCGTTTTGTGCGCAGAGAGGTAATCTCGGCGGAGAAGGACTGCTGCCGTTCCTCAAGTTCCGCGATCTCGGTACGCGCCGATGCGATCTCCTCTCCGGCCGAGGCGACCTCGCCATCGATCCCACGGTTCTTCCCGGCCAGACGGTCGCGCTCGGCAGAGAGTTCCTGCACCCTCTTCTCGAAGTACTGCCTTTCGCGCTGGGCATCGGTGATGTCGGCCTCCTTGTTCCGCAGCCTCCGCTCGACACCCTCATACTCCCGCCGCGCCCGTTCCAGTTCCTCGGTAAGGCGCGGGATCTCGGTGTCGTCCAGTTTCTTCTTCAGTTCGTCGATCTGTCCATTCAGTGCCGCAAGGGCGTCTCCAACCCCGTCAAGCTCAGTCTCGACAGCCGCAAGGGCGGTGGCGCTCTCTTCCACCTCGCCCTTCAGGGTGGCAAGGTCTCTGCCGACCCTCTCCTCCTCAGCCTTCTGAGACGCCAGACGCCGGCCGTACTCCTCGATGACAAGGCCATAGCGCGCGAGGCCCTGCTCGATCCCGGCGCGCTTCTGCCGACCCTCGTCCACCTCCGCGGTGAGGCGGGAGATGGACTGTTCGAACCCGGCCGCCTCCTCCTGCTTTCCGGCAAGAGCATGGGAGACCTTCGCGATCTCGTCTTCGACCGCCGCGCCGAAGCCTCCTCCCTGCTTCTTCTTCAGGAAACCGCCAGTCATCGCCCCGGACTTCTCCAGGAGTTCGCCTTCGAGAGTGACCATCCTGTACTTCCCGAGGAGGCGGCGCGCATTCTCCAGGGTGTCCACCACCACGGTCGAGCCGAAGACCTGCTGGAAGGCAAGGTCATACCGGCGATCGAAGGAAAGAAGGTTGACCGCATAGTCGATCACGCCGGGATCGCGCGCAGGTGGGTACTCCCGCGGCTTCATCTTATTGAGGGGGAGGAAGGTGAGCCTGCCAAGCCTCCCTTCCTTGAGGTACTGGATCGCACCCGCGGCAATTGTGTCGTCCCCGGCCACGACATAGCGGAGCTTACCCCCGGCCGCCACATCGAGGGCGGTGGCGTACTCGGGAGGGGCACGGCCGAGCTGGGCGACTGTACCATAGATGCCGTCCATCGCAAGCACCGCCTCAAGGGCGGGGCCGCCGGCCCCGTCCCTCGACTGCTGCTGCGCTTCCAGCCGCATCATATCTCGTTCGTCTGTCTGGATCTCCTTTCTGAGACGTTCGAGGGACGACCGCCTGGCAAAGAGGGTGCTCTCCGTCTCGGAGAGCCGGCGGTCGAGGGCCGCCTTCTCCGCCGCAGCCACCTCAGTTGCCTTTCTTGCCTCCCCTATCCCGGTCTCCAGGGTGCCGTACCCCGCACGCGCCTCGGCAAGGCGCGCCTCCAGCCGCTCGATTTCCGAGGTCCGCATCCTGCTCTTCTCGATCAGCAGGTCCTGTTCGTGCAGGAGTTCGGAGCGCCGGGTCTTCTTCGCGCCGGCCGCCTCCATCAGGGAGAAGAGTTGCTGCTTCAGGCCCTCGGCCTCTTTCCCGCCCTGCGAGATCTCCGCTTCGAGGTTCTCGGTCTTCGCCTTCGCGGCGGCGCACTCCATCGCAAGGTTCGCCCTGTCGATGGAGAGGGCCCTGACCTGCTCGGTGCAGGCTGTCACCCGTTCGGAAGCACGCTTCTCATCGAGGAAGGCCCGGTTGATACCCTCCAGGTTCTCGTCCTTCTCCTTTTTCAGGCGGGCGATCGCCCCTTCTGCAACCTTGATCCGTCCTTTCGCCTCTTCAAGAGCAGCGATCAGTTTGAGATATTCGGTGCCGCTCTTCTCGTTGATCTCGGCATCGGCATCGGCAAGGTCGCCCCTCAGGTACGCCAGGTCGTTCTCCTCGATCCCGAGGTCGGCAAGGGCGCGCTCAAGGGCAAGGTTCTGGTCCGCGATCTGGGTGGTGAGGGAAGCGTGCTCGGCACGCATCTCGCGCACGCGTGCTACAGCCCGGCAGCGCTGGAAATGCTCAAGCCGCTCCTTCCAGTGCTGGTACGCCAGCGCCTGTTCCCGCTCCTGCTTCAACGCGTCCAGGCGGTCGTTGAGCTCGAAGAGCACCACCTCCTCGCGCTCGATCCGTTCGCGCACCACTTCGAGTTCGTCGAGGGCCCGGGCCTTCTTCCCTTCGAACTCGGAGACGCCAGCGATCTCGTCGATGATCCTGCGCCGATCGCCGTCGCTCATCTCCATGATCCTGGTGATGTCGCCCTGCATCACCACATTGTAGCCCTCGGGCCTGATCCCGATCTTTGCGAGGACCTCGATGATATCGTTCTGTTTGACGAGCCTGCCATTGAGATAATTATAGGAATAATAGTTGGAGGCCGTCCTCTTGATCCGCCGCCTGATCTCGGTGCCGTCAGAAAAGGTGATCGCCACCTCGGCGGTGTTTTTGCCTGAGTTGAGATTGATGAGATCGGTCAGTTTCTCGGCCCTCAGACCGCGGGCGCTCGCAAGGGCGAGGGCGAAGAGCAGGCTGTCGATGATATTGCTCTTTCCCGACCCATTCGGGCCAGACACAACGGTGAAACCCTCTAAAAACGGAATGGAGGTCTTTTTTGCAAAAGACTTGAAATTGTCGATCTCAATTCCGGTGATGTACACCAGGCAGCCCCTTATTTCCTGATACTCGTGTCGTCCTCTTCCTCTGCAAAGATGATGGCGCCGGCCCGTCTCTCCGTATTCCTGCGAGAGCCGGACCGCCGCTCAGAGGTGAGACAGGCAGGGGCCTGGTTTGTGGGGGCAACGATGTAATCGGAATGTTTTCGCCGTTCCTTCTTGAGTGTCCCGTCGGTCTGCATGATGAGGTCCATGCCGCTCTCGTCCTCCTCGGGGGCAGGGGCAGGGATGACAACCTTCTGCGGGGCAGGGGCGGCCGCGGGCCTGCGGACGACGTCTTCCTTCATTTCGGGGACCTCTTCGATAAAGACCTTCGGCTTCATACGTTCCGCCCGTTCAACCTCTGCCTTCGCCTCAAAGGCGCGGTTGAGCCGCATCGTCACCGTCTTGAGGTCGAGCACCTCATCGGTCAGTCCCTTGACGAGGGCCTCCATCTCCTTCAACCGCTGTTCAAGCCGGTAGATCCGCTCGTCTTCCGGCGACGCAAAAGTCTTCTCCGAGTCCCGCATCGACACAATCTCCCTCTCCCTCTCTTCAAGTTGATGCTCAAGGAATTTCACTTTGGCATCTTTATTGAGCATATTGTCCCTCAAGATTAAGATGATGCTATTGACCTATAATGATTGTGCTCTTATTCTCCGCCGATCCGGAGACAGAATAATAAAGGGCAGAATACCAGACTGACGCCCGGACACCCCGACAGGGAGGGCGAGACAGGGGAGTCTGACCCCGCGGGGGAAAGAGGACGAAAGAAAAATAACCGGGATCCTGCCGACCGGGAGAACAATCCCCGGAACATGGCGGCATTCTGCACTGACAACGGCCGAAGACATAATACTGATCACGGCGATGTTTTTGTACATGTCTAGTCTTGCCAGTACTGATCCAGAACTCACGGAAATTATCGAAAAAGAGCGCCTCAGGCAGATAAACGGCCTTGAACTTATCGCATCGGAAAATGTCGTATCGAAGGCCGTCATCGAAGCCGCAGGCTCGATCCTGACCAACAAGTACGCCGAAGGCTACCCCGGAAAGAGGTACTACGGCGGCTGTGAATACTATGACATAATCGAGAACCTCGCACGGGACCGTCTTTGCCAGCTCTTCGGCGCGGAGCATGCGAACGTCCAGCCCCACTCGGGCTCTGGCGCCAACATGGCCGTCTACTTCGCCACCATCAAGTACGGCGACAAGATCATGTCCATGAAGCTCTCCGAGGGCGGCCACCTCTCCCACGGTTCGCCGGTGAGCTTCTCCGGCAAGATGTACAACGTCGTCCAGTACGGCGTGGACCATGAGACCGAGGTCATCGACTACGCGGCCCTCGCCGACATGGCACGGAAGGAGAAGCCGCAGATGATCGTCTGCGGCGCCTCGGCCTACCCGCGCGAGATCGACTTCAAGGCCTTCGGCGAGATCGCCGAGGACGTCGGGGCCTCCTGTATGGCCGACATCGCCCACATCGCAGGCCTTGTCGCCACCGGCCTCCACAACTCCCCGCTGGACGTCCTCCCCTTCACCACGACGACCACTCACAAGACCCTCCGCGGCCCCCGCGGCGGCGCGATCATGTGCCGCAAAGAAGACGCACAGGCCATCGACAAGGCGGTCTTCCCCGGCCTGCAGGGCGGCCCCCTGATGCACATCATCGCTGCCAAGGCAGTCTGCTTCAAGGAAGCGCTCACCCCGGCCTACAAGGACTACTGCAAACAGGTCGTCAAGAACGCCAAGACCCTCGCCGCTACCCTCGACTCCGAAGGGCTGCGCCTTGTCTCTGGCGGCACCGACAACCACCTCATGCTCCTCGATCTCTCTGACAAGGGCCTGACCGGCCTGCAGGCCGAGAACGCCCTGCACGACGCCGGGATCACCGTGAACAAGAACACGATCCCGCGCGAGACCCTCTCCCCCTTCGTGACCAGCGGTCTGCGGATCGGCACCCCGGCCGTCACCTCCCGCGGCATGAAAGAAGAAGAGATGAAGCAGATCGGGCACTTAATCGCCACCATCCTCAACGACATCGAGAACAAGGAGAAGAACGCAGGGGTGAAGAAGGAAGTCGAGGCACTTGCGAGCAAATTCCCCATCTACGCGGTAATCGAATGATTCTCGACGGCAAGGTCCTATCGGAGAAGAGGCTCGAACTCCTCAGGGAAAAGATCGAGGAGTCGGGGCTCTACCCCCACCTCGCCACGGTTCTGGTGGGCAGCGACCCGGCCTCGCAGATGTATGTCCGGATGAAGCACCGGGCATGCGAACGGGTCGGCATCGGATCGGTCCGCATCGAACTCCCTGAGACGGCAACGACGCAGGAAGTCCTCCAGGCGGTCGAACGCCTCAACAACGACCCCGAGATCTCAGGGATCCTGGTACAGCTCCCCCTGCCGCGGCAGGTGGACACGGAGAGGGTGATCAACGCCGTCTTCCCGGAGAAGGACGTCGACGGCTTTCACCCGGCGAATGCCGGGAAACTCTTCGCCGGTCAGCCGCAGTTCGTGCCCTGCACACCGGGGGGCATCATGACGATGCTCTCCGAGTACGGGATCCCGATCGCCGGCAGGAACGCCGTCGTTGTCGGGCGGAGCGTGGACGTCGGGAGGCCAATGGCCGCCCTGCTCCTCAACGCCGACGCAACGGTGACGATCTGCCACTCGAAGACGGTGGATCTCCCCGCAATCGTGCAAAGAGCCGACATCCTGGTTTCCGCAATCGGCAGGGCCAGGTTCGTGAAGGCCGAGATGGTGAAAGAGGGAGCGGTTGTCATTGACGTCGGCATCAACCATGATGAAAACGGGAAACTCTGCGGCGATGTCGACTTCGATTCTGTCGCGGAGAAGGCTTCGGCCATCACCCCGGTGCCGGGCGGCGTCGGGCCCATGACCATTGCAACCCTCATGGAAAACACCTTCAAGGCCGAACAGGCGAGGTCATGCAATCCTGTACTGTAAAGGGCATGACAGTCGGCGGCGGGGCACCCGTCCGCATCATGGGAATCATCAATTGCAGCCCCGAATCTTTTTTTTCCGGATCTTATGTCCCGGGATGCGCCGTTCGTGACCATGCCTTCGCGATGATCGACGAGGGCGCGGATATCGTCGACGTGGGTGCGCGGTCAACCGCACCGGGATCGGTACCGATCACGGTTGCTGAAGAGATCGAGAGGATTGAAACAGCCCTTGCCGAACTCGACGGGAGCGGCGTCGCGGTTTCGGTAGACACGATGTACCCCGAGGTGCTTGATGCCTGCCTGCGCCACGACATCCATTTGATCAACGACATCAGCGGCCTCTCGAACCCGGCGTACGCACGCCTCGCGGCAGATTCCGACCTGCCGGTCGTGGCCATGGCAACCGGTCGCCTCCCCGGCGACCCGAAGGGAACAGAGGCGACTCGCGTCGTCCTCGGTCAGGTGATAGAGCGTGCTCGCGCCGCCGGGATCGAGGGCCTGATCCTCGACCCGGCGGTCGGTCGGTGGACACCGGAACGGACCTATGCCGACGACTGGGAACTCTGCCGCAACTTCGGCAGGTTTAAAGCAGCAGGGCACCCGATCCTCCTTGCGATCTCGCGCAAGTCCTTCATCGGCGACCTGATCGGCCGGCCATCGGAAGAGCGCCTCGCGGCCACCCTCGCCCTGACGGCGAGACTCCTCACGGACGCGGATATGGTGCGGACCCACGACGTGGCGGCGACGCGCGATGCAGTCCGTGTCATCGAACATATGGAGCAATCACTATGAGCGGATGGTTCAGTGTCTATGCCCTGCATACCGGGCTTATCCATGACGGCGACGACCTGACCGGAAAGGTTCTCGCGGCGGCCGACGCCGCCCCCTGCCAGGGAGTGCAGGACGGGGACATTCTCCTCCTCGCCGAATCGGCGGTGGCAACGGCCGAGGGAAGGGTCGTCAGCCTGGATTCTGTCACCCCCTCCGCGGAGGCACTCACCCTTGCAGAGCGCTACCACCTTGAGCCGAGGATCGCGGAGGTCGTCCTGCGCGAGTCAGACTGCGTGGTCGGCGGGATACCGGGCTACCTTCTCACCCTCAAGAACGGCACCCTCCTTCCGAATGCGGGTGTGGACCACTCAAATGCACCGGACGGCGCCGTCGTGCCCCTCCCGGCCGACCCGGACAGAAGCGCCGCACAGATGAGAACTGCGATCGGGGAGAGACTGGGGGCAGACATCGGCGTGCTTGTCATCGACTCCCGCACCCACGCCATGCGCCTCGGGTGCAGCGGTGTCGCCATCGGATGTGCCGGCATCCGCGCGGTTGTCGACGAGGCCGGAAGGCTCGACCTTTATGGCAGGGAACTCGAAGTAACGAAAAGGGCGGTCGGCGATTGTCTCGCCTCGGCGGCCGAACTTCTCATGGGGGAGGCCGACGAGTGCGTCCCGGCCGTGCTCTTCAGGGGCAGCGGCATCGGGATCACGGACGATGTCGGGATCCCGACGATCGACGCCTCAGACTGTCTCTTTATGGGTGCGGCGCTCCACGCCGACCCTGCCCTTTTCAATAGAAAGGGCAAAACCGAGTGACTCGAGGTACCTGCGGGCCGCCCCGGCCCCGTGGATCAGAACCTCGACCAGATCCTCTTTTTCGTCCACGTCAGTATGGAGCCTGAATGAATCGACGACTTCGCAGGAGAGGCCGGCATCGGCCGCAATCGCCGCGTGTTTCAGGAAACTCGCTCCATAATAGTCGACATGATACCGGGACGGTTCCCGCACGAAGATCGCGTTCGTCCCCCCGCCGCGGCCGGGCATGATGGCAATGTCGGCTGACGTCGCGATCATCCGCGCGATCGCCGCACCGTCGGCAAGGGGGAGGTCGGCCATGATGATGAGCAGGGGGCCCTCTGCCGAGGCAAGGGCACGGTTCAGGGACTCGTTGAGCCCGGCCGGATCGACAGTCACCGGGGCGTCGGGGTGCTCGAAGGGCGCGGTGCAGAGGAGGAGAGGGGCGCACCCCCCCATGCACACGGCACTGATAACATCGGAGAGCATCGCCCGTGCAAACGCTTCCCTCTCCTCCTGGTCCATCACGCAGGAGAGGCGGGTCTTAGGATTCTTCGGCTTGAAGGGGATGACAGCATCAACTGGCATTTCAAAAGACTTTGGCCTGATACCCCGAAAAAACAATCGGATTTGCCACGGCCGCGCATGTCGGCCCATGCAGTCGATCTCGCGCCTCGCCTCTCCGGACAGGCCCCCGGCAGAGTGATAGAAATCCCCTGCCGCCACCGACGCGAAGGTTAGATGAAGGTGGAAGGGGAATGGTACCTGCATGCACCGCCGGGTGATCACCTTTTCACGGAACATCTTCCTCCCGCTCACTACAGTCTGCGCGAACGCCTGCAGTTACTGCTGTTTCAGGAGAGACGTCGCCGAAGGGTGCGTCATGCCGCCCGGAGAGGTGCACCGGACGATCGACGGGGGAGCGCGACTCGGCTGTACCGAGGCACTTTTCACCTTCGGCGAGAGGCCGGGCGAGGTACCGGGCTTCAACGATCACCTCGCCGCGATCGGTTATGCCGATATCCTTGACTACTGCTATGACCTCTGCGCGTATGCGATCGGGGCCGGGGTTCTGCCGCACACCAATGCCGGCATCCTGACCTACGACGAACTCACACGCCTCCGCGACGTGAATGCCAGCATGGGGCTGATGCTTGAGACGACAGCCGATGTCCCTGCACACCGGAACTCACCCGGGAAGGATCCCCTCGTCAGGATCGAGATGATCGAAAATGCAGGGAGACTCAGGATACCCTTCACGACCGGTATTCTCGTCGGGATCGGGGAGGCGGCCGCGGACAGGGAGGAATCCCTCGAAGTGATCGCCGGGCTGCACCGGCGCTACGGTCATATCCAGGAGGTCATTGTCCAGAACTTCTGCCCGAAGGAGGGGACAGGGATGGCAAACATCGCCCCGGCGACGACCGAAGTGATGGCAGAGACGATCAGGCTCGCCCGCGAGATCCTGCCTGAGGAGGTCGCCGTCCAGATCCCGCCAAACCTCGCCGATGCCGCCTCGCTCCTTACATGCGGGGTCGACGACCTCGGCGGGGTCTCCCCCCTGACCATCGACTATGTCAACCCCGAGCACCCCTGGCCGCAGATCCAGGAGCTCAAGAACCTCGTCGGGGACGCAACGTTGCAGGAGCGCCTCTGCATCTACCGCCGCTTCATCGAGAAGGGATGGTATGCGGAGAGGCTGGCGCCGTTGATCCACAAACTCCAGAAAAATATTGAGGAGAGGTCTTTGTGACTGAACAGGAACCTATCTACCGCGGAAAGGCAAAGTCCGTATTCCGCTCTGACAACCCTGACGAACTGATCGTGAAGTTCAGGGATGATATCACCGCCTTTGACGGTGCGAAGAAGGACGAACTCGCACAGAAGGGCGCATACAATGCCCGGGTCTCGGCGTATCTCTTCAGGTACCTGGAGGAGAACGGCGTTTCGACGCACTTCGTCCGGATGGAGGACGAAACGACGATGATCGTGCGGCCCCTGAAGATGATCCCGGTCGAAGTGATCGTCAGGAACATCGCTGCGGGCTCCATTGTCAGGAACTACCCCTTCGAGGAGGGCGCACCCCTGAACCCGCCGGTGATCGTCCTCGACTATAAGGACGACGCCCGCCACGACCCCATGATCAACGACGAGATCATCGTCGCCCTCGGTTTCATGACCACCGAGGAGATCGCAGAGGTCAAAATGGCCGCCCTGAAGATCAACGACCTTCTCAAGGAGAAGATCGACAAAATCGGCCTCGACCTTGTCGATTTCAAGCTGGAGTTCGGCCGCCACGGCGACAGGATCCTCCTCGGCGACGAGATCTCCATGGACTCGATGCGCCTGTGGGACAAGAAGAGCCATGCTTCGATGGACAAAGACGTCTACCGCTTCGACAAGGGGGACGTCATGGCCACCTATGCCGAGGTCGTACGGCGCCTCACCGGAGAGTGAAATAATGAAGTACACTGCCAAGATCACGATTGCCCTGAAAGACGGGATGCTCAACCCCGAGGCGCGTGCGATCCAGCACGCCCTCGCGAACCTCGGATTCACGACTGAGTCCCTCTCCACCGCGAGGGTCTTCTTCGTCACCCTCGATGCCGCAAGCGCCGACGCCGCACAGGCCGAGGCCGAGAAGATGTGCGAGCGCCTGCTCGCGAACCCGGTCATCCACCGCTACGAGGTCGAGGTCGCAGCATGAAGTTCGCGGTGGTCCAGTTTGGAGGGAGCAACTGCGACCGCGATGTCCAGTATGTCCTTGCCGATGTCTGCGGCGTGGACTGCGACCTCGTCTGGTACAAGGACGGGCTGAAGCAGGACTATGACGCGATCGTCATTCC
Proteins encoded:
- the cofE gene encoding coenzyme F420-0:L-glutamate ligase encodes the protein MSGWFSVYALHTGLIHDGDDLTGKVLAAADAAPCQGVQDGDILLLAESAVATAEGRVVSLDSVTPSAEALTLAERYHLEPRIAEVVLRESDCVVGGIPGYLLTLKNGTLLPNAGVDHSNAPDGAVVPLPADPDRSAAQMRTAIGERLGADIGVLVIDSRTHAMRLGCSGVAIGCAGIRAVVDEAGRLDLYGRELEVTKRAVGDCLASAAELLMGEADECVPAVLFRGSGIGITDDVGIPTIDASDCLFMGAALHADPALFNRKGKTE
- the cofC gene encoding 2-phospho-L-lactate guanylyltransferase, which codes for MPVDAVIPFKPKNPKTRLSCVMDQEEREAFARAMLSDVISAVCMGGCAPLLLCTAPFEHPDAPVTVDPAGLNESLNRALASAEGPLLIIMADLPLADGAAIARMIATSADIAIMPGRGGGTNAIFVREPSRYHVDYYGASFLKHAAIAADAGLSCEVVDSFRLHTDVDEKEDLVEVLIHGAGAARRYLESLGFALSIEKGRVGVERRTHKETV
- the cofG gene encoding 7,8-didemethyl-8-hydroxy-5-deazariboflavin synthase subunit CofG, which gives rise to MHRRVITFSRNIFLPLTTVCANACSYCCFRRDVAEGCVMPPGEVHRTIDGGARLGCTEALFTFGERPGEVPGFNDHLAAIGYADILDYCYDLCAYAIGAGVLPHTNAGILTYDELTRLRDVNASMGLMLETTADVPAHRNSPGKDPLVRIEMIENAGRLRIPFTTGILVGIGEAAADREESLEVIAGLHRRYGHIQEVIVQNFCPKEGTGMANIAPATTEVMAETIRLAREILPEEVAVQIPPNLADAASLLTCGVDDLGGVSPLTIDYVNPEHPWPQIQELKNLVGDATLQERLCIYRRFIEKGWYAERLAPLIHKLQKNIEERSL
- the purC gene encoding phosphoribosylaminoimidazolesuccinocarboxamide synthase — encoded protein: MTEQEPIYRGKAKSVFRSDNPDELIVKFRDDITAFDGAKKDELAQKGAYNARVSAYLFRYLEENGVSTHFVRMEDETTMIVRPLKMIPVEVIVRNIAAGSIVRNYPFEEGAPLNPPVIVLDYKDDARHDPMINDEIIVALGFMTTEEIAEVKMAALKINDLLKEKIDKIGLDLVDFKLEFGRHGDRILLGDEISMDSMRLWDKKSHASMDKDVYRFDKGDVMATYAEVVRRLTGE
- the purS gene encoding phosphoribosylformylglycinamidine synthase subunit PurS, with product MKYTAKITIALKDGMLNPEARAIQHALANLGFTTESLSTARVFFVTLDAASADAAQAEAEKMCERLLANPVIHRYEVEVAA